A stretch of Larus michahellis chromosome Z, bLarMic1.1, whole genome shotgun sequence DNA encodes these proteins:
- the KLF9 gene encoding Krueppel-like factor 9, which translates to MSAVAYVDFVAAQCLVSISNRSAVPEAARLKVPGEGEAARELRDPRDAWKDYCALLAIAKSLLELNKYRPLPAPSVCSDSVESPDEDAGSDSDAATEPGSSPPRSPPPGPPPRLRAAGAAPKGKLAAEKRHKCPYSGCGKVYGKSSHLKAHYRVHTGERPFPCTWPDCLKKFSRSDELTRHYRTHTGEKQFRCPLCEKRFMRSDHLTKHARRHTEFHPSMIKRSKKSSSGSSL; encoded by the exons ATGTCGGCCGTCGCCTACGTGGACTTCGTGGCGGCGCAGTGCCTGGTCTCCATCTCCAACCGCTCCGCCGTGCCCGAGGCGGCCCGGCTGAAGGTGCCCGGTGAAGGGGAGGCGGCCCGGGAGCTGCGCGACCCCCGCGACGCCTGGAAGGACTACTGCGCCCTGCTGGCCATCGCCAAGAGCCTGCTGGAGCTGAACAAGTAccggccgctgcccgccccctCCGTCTGCAGCGACAGCGTGGAGAGCCCCGACGAGGACGCCGGCTCCGACAGCGACGCGGCCACCGAGCCGGGCTCCAgcccgccccgcagcccgccgccggggccgcccccccgctTGCGCGCTGCCGGGGCCGCCCCGAAGGGGAAGCTGGCGGCCGAGAAGCGGCACAAGTGCCCCTACAGCGGCTGCGGCAAGGTCTACGGCAAGTCCTCCCACCTCAAGGCGCACTACCGGGTGCACACAG GCGAGCGACCGTTCCCCTGCACATGGCCCGACTGCCTTAAAAAGTTCTCCCGCTCCGACGAGCTCACCCGGCACTACCGAACCCACACCGGTGAGAAGCAGTTTCGGTGCCCCCTCTGCGAGAAGCGGTTCATGCGGAGCGACCACCTGACAAAGCACGCGCGTCGCCACACCGAGTTTCACCCCAGCATGATCAAGCGATCCAAAAAGTCCAGCTCTGGCAGCTCCTTGTGA